The Planctomycetota bacterium genome includes a region encoding these proteins:
- a CDS encoding carbohydrate kinase, with protein sequence MPKTFSNRPPIAPIVVGLGEVLWDVFDDEARFGGAPANFASHAAALGAQAWVVSGVGQDPLGDRALDHLVAHGVRIDTVARIPQAPTGSVQVRLDGHGSPHFTIHRHVAWDYIPWTEATADLAPRAEAVCFGTLAQREEESRRTIQRFLDATRPNCRRVFDVNLRQDFYDRSVIEQSLRRCNVLKLSDEELLVLARLFNLDEASDAAQLEQLIERFDLQLAVLTLGGRGATLKDRSQTVSVQAEPVQVRDTVGAGDAFAATVTMGLLADCDLRAIAEHACRVAGYVCSQDGAVPILPPELCRLPVTDAR encoded by the coding sequence ATGCCGAAAACGTTTTCGAACCGGCCGCCCATCGCGCCGATTGTCGTCGGTCTCGGCGAAGTGTTGTGGGACGTGTTTGACGACGAGGCGCGATTCGGCGGCGCGCCGGCCAACTTTGCCTCGCACGCCGCCGCCCTGGGCGCGCAAGCGTGGGTGGTCAGCGGCGTCGGGCAGGATCCGCTGGGCGACCGCGCGTTGGACCATCTTGTGGCCCATGGTGTGCGGATCGACACCGTCGCCCGTATTCCGCAGGCGCCCACCGGGTCCGTTCAGGTCCGACTCGATGGCCACGGCTCTCCGCACTTCACGATCCACCGGCATGTGGCCTGGGATTATATTCCCTGGACGGAGGCGACGGCGGATCTGGCGCCGCGTGCGGAGGCCGTCTGCTTCGGCACCCTGGCGCAGCGCGAAGAAGAGTCGCGCCGCACGATCCAGCGGTTCCTGGATGCCACCCGGCCGAATTGTCGGCGTGTGTTCGATGTGAACCTGCGCCAGGACTTTTACGATCGATCCGTGATTGAACAGTCGCTGCGGCGGTGCAACGTGCTGAAGTTGAGCGACGAAGAGTTGCTGGTGCTGGCGCGCTTGTTCAATCTGGACGAAGCATCGGATGCGGCACAACTGGAACAACTGATTGAGCGATTTGATCTGCAATTGGCGGTTCTGACGCTTGGCGGCCGCGGCGCGACCCTGAAGGATCGATCCCAGACGGTCTCGGTTCAGGCGGAACCGGTACAGGTCCGCGATACCGTCGGTGCGGGCGATGCATTCGCCGCGACGGTAACGATGGGCCTGTTGGCGGATTGCGATCTGAGGGCGATCGCAGAACACGCGTGTCGCGTAGCCGGCTACGTCTGCTCGCAAGACGGGGCGGTGCCGATCTTGCCGCCGGAGTTATGTCGATTACCGGTCACGGACGCGCGCTGA